A window of the Trichoderma asperellum chromosome 6, complete sequence genome harbors these coding sequences:
- a CDS encoding uncharacterized protein (EggNog:ENOG41) produces MFGFRKTLDIITLFHKASSPASVRVSNLLKQASTSAQTSAVNDVSARRDPFELNITEDAPTLDQVQTILQYVGQNGASQVIKGARDDKDALRKFKENKDNLLRPLTVDWSNGKAIAGDNESEILKLLNAQK; encoded by the exons ATGTTTGGATTT CGCAAGACCCTCGACATCATCACGCTCTTCCACAAGGCCAGCTCTCCGGCCTCTGTGCGAGTGTCCAATCTGCTGAAGCAGGCGTCCACGAGCGCCCAGACAAGTGCTGTCAACGATGTCAGTGCTCGCCGTGACCCATTTGAGCTGAACATTACCGAGGACGCCCCGACTCTCGACCAGGTGCAGACAATCCTGCAGTACGTTGGCCAGAACGGCGCCTCTCAGGTCATCAAGGGCGCAAGAGACGACAAGGATGCGTTGAGGAAGTTTAAGGAGAACAAGGATAACTTGCTACGGCCCCTG ACGGTTGACTGGAGCAATGGCAAGGCGATTGCAGGAGACAACGAGTCCGAGATCTTGAAGCTACTAAACGCTCAAAAATGA
- the ATP7 gene encoding ATP synthase d subunit, whose protein sequence is MATRSAALKLDWVKVSSSLGLRGQTVASLQAFKKRNEDARRKVQQLTEQPTTVDFAQYRSILKNQAVVDEIEKRFKAFQPTTYDVSRQIKAIDAFEVEAVKNAEATKQAVDLELKDLAATLKNIEEARPFEELTVDEVAAAEKSIDEKTAELVSKGRWMVPGYKEKFGDLAMV, encoded by the exons ATGGCCACG CGAAGCGCAGCTCTCAAGCTCGACTGGGTCAAGGTCTCCTCGTCCCTGGGCCTCCGCGGCCAGACCGTCGCCTCCCTCCAGGCTTTCAAGAAGCGCAACGAGGATGCCCGCCGCAAGGTCCAGCAGCTGACCGAGCAGCCCACCACCGTCGACTTCGCCCAGTACCGCTCCATCCTGAAGAACCAGGCCGTCGTTGACGAGATCGAGAAGCGCTTCAAGGCTTTCCAGCCCACCACCTACGATGTCAGCCGCCAGATCAAGGCCATTGATGCCTTCGAGGTCGAGGCCGTCAAGAACGCCGAGGCCACCAAGCAGGCCGTGGATCTGGAGCTGAAGGATCTTGCTGCTACCCTTAAGAACATTGAGGAGGCTAGACCATTCGAGGAGCTTACCGTCGACGAGGTTGCCGCCGCTGAGAAGTCCATCGACGAGAAGACCGCCGAGCTGGTGTCCAAGGGCAGATGGATGGTGCCTGGCTACAAG GAGAAGTTTGGCGATCTTGCCATGGTCTAA
- a CDS encoding uncharacterized protein (EggNog:ENOG41~TransMembrane:4 (i122-142o148-168i237-257o277-301i)), giving the protein MESQLFYDSGLTRADHIVLKNLENDIIKRREARSELSKADNDWHHVSAEAQAEPQDEKDSIEATKDIALLKSLRNPNDAHFEPTIFVSIDDLPNRLPKSVNNLVLQPFVRWARKTARYDTDVVMIVHLILYFTTSVPSAILLFRNFNLIHGCIHAVMQVYYVGTYTLMMHQHIHQRGILSKKYALFDRLFPYITDPLMGHTWNSYFYHHVKHHHIEGNGPDDLSSTIRYQRDDIFHFLHYVGRFFFLVWLDLPLYFMQKRRWGLALRAAGWEFGTYFFYYSMATFVNKSATFFVYIIPFLLMRLGLMAGNWGQHAFVDPDEPDSDYRSSITLVDVASNRFCFNDGYHTSHHLNPLRHWRDHPISFLEQRKTYGKEGAILFHNIDFLMITYRLMVKDYETLAKCMVPLGAQADLTMEGRIKYLKSLTRKFSEEEIQKKFKKQS; this is encoded by the exons ATGGAGAGCCAACTGTTTTACGACAGCGGTCTCACCCGTGCAGACCATATTGTGCTGAAAAATTTGGAGAACGACATCATCAAGAGACGGGAGGCTCGCTCGGAACTATCTAAAGCTGACAATGACTGGCACCATGTCTCAGCAGAGGCCCAGGCTGAACCGCAAGACGAAAAGGACTCAATTGAGGCTACCAAGGACATTGCTCTCCTCAAGTCTCTGAGAAACCCCAACGATGCTCACTTTGAGCCAACCATATTTGTATCCATTGACGACCTTCCAAATCGTCTTCCCAAGTCTGTCAACAATCTTGTGCTACAGCCATTCGTTCGTTGGGCCAGGAAAACAGCCCGATATGACACGGATGTGGTGATGATTGTGCATTTAATACTCTACTTTACCACCTCAGTACCAAGTGCAATCCTTCTGTTCCGGAACTTCAATCTCATCCACGGATGCATCCATGCTGTCATGCAGGTATACTATGTTGGCACCTACACCCTTATGATGCATCAGCACATTCACCAGCGGGGAATTCTGTCCAAGAAGTACGCCCTGTTTGACAGGCTATTTCCGTACATCACGGATCCTTTGATGGGACACACGTGGAACTCATACTTCTACCACCATGTCAAGCACCACCACATCGAAGGCAACGGTCCAGATGACCTGTCCTCCACGATCCGCTACCAACGGGACGATATCTTCCATTTCCTTCACTACGTGGggcgtttctttttcctcgtctGGCTGGACCTTCCATTGTACTTTATGCAAAAGCGTCGCTGGGGACTGGCTTTACGAGCGGCGGGCTGGGAATTCGGCACCTATTTCTTCTATTATTCCATGGCAACATTTGTAAACAAATCAGCCACCTTTTTTGTGTACATCATCCCTTTCTTGCTGATGAGACTGGGATTGATGGCGGGCAATTGGGGTCAGCATGCCTTTGTCGATCCCGACGAGCCGGACTCTGACTATCGATCAAGTATCACCTTGGTGGATGTTGCA AGCAATCGATTCTGCTTCAATGATGGCTATCATACTTCACACCATCTCAACCCGCTCAGGCATTGGCGGGATCACCCAATCTCTTTCTTGGAGCAGCGGAAGACCTATGGCAAAGAAGGAGCAATCCTATTTCACAACATTGACTTCTTGATGATCACTTACCGACTGATGGTAAAGGATTATGAAACCCTTGCCAAGTGTATGGTTCCCCTTGGAGCTCAAGCAGATCTCACGATGGAGGGTCGAATCAAGTATTTGAAGAGCTTGACGCGCAAGTTTTccgaagaagaaatccagAAGAAATTCAAAAAGCAGTCCTAA
- the UBC35 gene encoding Ubiquitin-conjugating enzyme E2 35, which produces MALPKRIVKETERLMAEPVPGISAVPHEDNLRYFDVEIHGPASSPYEGGIFKLELFLPDDYPMTPPKIRFLTKIFHPNVDKLGRICLDVLKNNWSPALQIRTILLSIQALLGAPNPDDPLAPDVAKSWKEDEAAAIATAKDWTQKYAKA; this is translated from the exons ATGGCCCTCCCAAAGCGCATCGTGAAGGAAACAGAACGGCTGATGGCCGAACC AGTCCCCGGAATCAGCGCTGTGCCTCACGAAGATAACCTGCGGTACTTTGACGTCGAGATCCACGGCCCCGCATCCTCACCATACGAAG GCGGCATTTTCAAGCTGGAGCTCTTCCTCCCAGATGACTACCCTATGACTCCTCCGAAGATTCGATTCCTTACAAAGATCTTCCACCCGAACGTTGACAAGCTGGGTCGCATTTGTCTAGATGTGCTTAAGA ATAACTGGTCGCCTGCGCTGCAGATTCGAACGATTCTGCTTTCCATCCAGGCCCTTCTCGGCGCTCCCAACCCCGATGATCCCCTCGCCCCCGACGTTGCTAAGAGCTggaaagaagacgaagctgCAGCCATCGCGACGGCAAAGGACTGGACCCAGAAGTATGCAAAGGCATAA
- a CDS encoding uncharacterized protein (BUSCO:EOG092D0320), whose translation MMPAFDQPVDSPKKGRIVKSEYDSESFESDGSIHVEGVVGSATISPSGRDIALASPEGLAIIDLDSPYSPPRRLRGSGQPWLVVDVQWSPFTARDYWVVSTANHRALVWNLNLRDDSNTGAIEHSLQGHTRAITDVNFSAHHPDLLATCSVDGYVHWWDLRRPRQPVLTFCDFFAGATQVKYNRRNPHILASSHDRWLRIWDERKVSEPVKSITAHTSKIYGLDWNRSEETSIVTCSLDQSIKFWDYSKDDNELEHVIHTEYPVWRARHTPFGYGLLAMPQNEPGDLYLYDRLWSKDESMEATRTPVALFPGHGDHQAKEFLWRTRGGVTDDGIDEREFQLVSWGTDNELRLHCIDPSIFTAVGYKRGSTALGGISTTRKGATYKTFRAVDDASTIDKRASTMKDSKTSTGGLGHKQSALTAAARSSVPFGRQMRPSWRGPSMKAKNTLGKRLDPSQAQIGWMKGISITKRKGLMDGPRRLMSKDSGIMGHGYPDDQWGEPDTIQEELLRVSTQIPKVKWDNIDMDNLTLSASLNGPWGKDGENIFIKVKIDIPTEYPKLKAPKFTIERSSFMQEEMHKRLDRELHELADQFLRRKQNCLEVIFTYLLGEVDLESSTTFFKNVRDLDDDLDGLADDSSTDEEEDIPAGGSASMSQELPPADADTAIAIPARTIVPPPPLTCGARFSHDGRLVCFFPTKEEKARALFQTSADANKDRPRLDQPFFAGFGRLTHDPPPRYKYTTEEASATDDQSDSDESGESSSSSSDSESTSINKMSLWYHSSRHLRKAWSEDRSIRSSGGGTGTGIGTGTGTGTSRRRIGRPRNAISIHDLRPDLPSKREFAQEYAIFGDGADVCEHNARVAEKYGYPDLMSVWQYLALLLKKGIPLEVLASNQRRASILVIARDTVSKTRSIDDEQGITPAGDSALLGRVKWGRHPLAKDFIQELFNYFEKIADVQMLAMLSCIFSESSTDDSVAYVESQLPSQETPLPLKAPSFSLDYFPTDATMWNIYGRGIPHSNVTTPGTLHTPLPYAGSHASDDGMTWTGEPGTNSYSCGETPPPKARPLTADADPPPTMLSRSPSNRPLSRVSTGLSSAFSTNFPRSFTGASSSSPPAGQLRKKPSPAEMILNTLTPRTGYASAGPSYPVGDSSGGRNSVSDDEYRRDDTLSLVPVSVSVFVEDQTMFDDDGWLSEPLLEPSRANIYANYRYAYAEMLQMWRQPLARLEVMKFNVLKDESPFTGAEGSFHDSFTLPDGASGNTNHLKTGSSPIIMGKKDQLQILAASGRNLDVTGICRVHETQLDPLRYTSTDSKVGGAVGNCDRCRRIQSQLRCVYCLEPVDALFPPCLTCGCASHEDCLAEWHAAGEMFCPAGDECNCVEQASSGQVESWAALRGAVMKSQSQSKLSMLPGPALGDHDEGYKYERKTNMNNNGDDANGDWERVGKNVPSRAQGAAATPGLSFVRFKTPTGAWSRASSQRRNGKRGN comes from the exons ATGATGCCGGCATTTGACCAGCCCGTGGATTCGCCCAAGAAGGGCCGAATCGTAAAGTCGGAGTATGACAGCGAGAGCTTTGAGTCTGATGGCTCAATCCATGTTGAGGGCGTTGTCGGCTCTGCTACAATTTCGCCTTCAGGAAGAGATATTGCTCTGGCATC GCCCGAAGGTCTTGCGATTATTGACTTGGACTCACCATACAGCCCGCCACGGCGTCTGCGAGGCTCTggccagccatggctggtTGTAGATGTGCAGTGGTCCCCATTCACTGCTCGAGACTATTGGGTCGTCTCGACAGCAAATCACCGCGCATTGGTGTGGAATCTCAATCTCAGAGATGATTCAAACACTGGAGCAATCGAGCACTCCCTTCAGGGCCATACCAGAGCCATCACGGACGTCAATTTTTCCGCCCATCACCCTGATCTCCTTGCAACCTGCTCTGTAGATGGCTATGTGCACTGGTGGGATCTCCGTCGGCCTCGCCAGCCGGTGCTTACGTTTTGCGACTTTTTTGCCGGAGCTACTCAGGTCAAGTATAATCGCCGAAACCCTCATATTCTAGCTTCGTCGCATGATCGTTGGTTGCGGATTTGGGATGAGCGAAAGGTTTCTGAGCCCGTCAAGTCGATCACCGCACACACGTCGAAGATTTATGGATTGGACTGGAATCGAAGCGAGGAAACCAGCATTGTTACATGCTCATTAGACCAGAGTATCAAATTCTGGGACTATAGCAAGGACGACAATGAATTGGAGCATGTTATTCATACGGAATACCCGGTTTGGAGAGCTCGCCATACACCGTTTGGCTATGGTCTCCTTGCGATGCCGCAGAATGAACCTGGCGACTTGTATTTATATGATCGACTGTGGTCAAAAGACGAGAGTATGGAAGCGACACGGACACCAGTTGCTCTGTTTCCTGGTCATGGAGATCATCAAGCAAAAGAGTTTCTCTGGAGAACTCGAGGTGGGGTTACGGATGATGGCATTGACGAGCGAGAATTCCAACTTGTATCCTGGGGTACGGATAACGAGCTGAGGCTTCATTGCATTGATCCCAGCATATTCACGGCCGTGGGATACAAAAGGGGATCTACAGCTTTGGGCGGAATCAGCACTACGCGGAAGGGGGCGACATACAAAACATTCCGGGCAGTTGACGATGCCTCTACAATTGATAAACGAGCGAGTACGATGAAAGATTCAAAGACTAGCACAGGCGGGTTGGGACACAAGCAAAGCGCCCTTACAGCTGCCGCACGATCTTCTGTTCCATTTGGCCGTCAGATGAGGCCATCGTGGCGCGGGCCATCAATGAAAGCCAAGAATACACTGGGCAAGAGACTGGACCCAAGTCAGGCTCAAATTGGATGGATGAAAGGTATTAGTATaacgaagagaaaaggccTGATGGATGGCCCAAGACGGCTCATGTCCAAGGATTCTGGCATCATGGGCCATGGCTATCCCGATGACCAATGGGGCGAGCCTGACACAATTCAGGAAGAGCTCTTGCGTGTCAGCACACAGATTCCAAAAGTCAAATGGGACAACATCGATATGGATAACCTAACGCTGAGTGCCTCGCTTAATGGTCCTTGGGGAAAGGATGGAGAAAACATCTTTATCAAGGTGAAAATCGATATACCTACAGAGTATCCAAAGCTCAAGGCACCGAAATTCACCATCGAGAGAAGCTCATTTATGCAAGAGGAAATGCACAAGCGACTCGACCGAGAGCTGCACGAGCTTGCAGATCAATTCCTgcgaagaaaacaaaattgcCTGGAAGTAATCTTTACCTATCTGCTGGGTGAAGTCGATCTTGAATCCAGCACCACCTTCTTCAAGAACGTTCGTGACTTAGATGATGATCTCGATGGACTTGCCGATGATAGTTCcacagacgaagaagaggatattCCAGCAGGTGGTTCGGCATCTATGTCTCAGGAATTGCCTCCTGCTGACGCAGACACTGCAATTGCCATCCCGGCTCGTACTATAGTCCCACCGCCTCCTTTAACCTGTGGCGCTCGATTCTCGCACGATGGACGActtgtttgctttttccctacaaaagaggaaaaggcacGCGCTTTGTTCCAAACATCTGCAGATGCGAACAAAGACCGTCCGAGGCTGGACCAGCCGTTCTTCGCTGGCTTTGGTCGCTTAACACATGATCCACCTCCGCGGTACAAGTATACTACTGAGGAGGCATCCGCTACGGATGATCAGTCGGACTCTGATGAATCAGGcgagtcatcttcttcttcaagtgACTCCGAGTCTACATCAATAAATAAAATGAGTCTATGGTATCACTCAAGCCGACATCTTAGGAAGGCTTGGAGCGAGGATCGATCTATCCGATCTAGTGGTGGTGGAACTGGGACTGGAATCGGCACCGGTACAGGTACTGGGACAAGCCGCCGGCGGATTGGTCGGCCTCGAAACGCAATCTCTATCCATGACCTGCGGCCAGATCTGCCTTCCAAACGGGAATTTGCTCAGGAGTATGCTATCTTTGGCGACGGAGCAGATGTTTGCGAACATAACGCAAGAGTTGCAGAGAAATATGGCTATCCTGATCTGATGAGCGTATGGCAGTACTTGGCTCTGCTGTTGAAGAAAGGGATACCGCTTGAAGTCCTGGCTAGCAACCAGAGACGAGCCTCTATCCTTGTCATTGCCCGGGACACTGTATCCAAGACTCGCTCCATCGATGATGAGCAAGGCATCACCCCAGCAGGAGACAGTGCCTTGTTAGGTCGGGTGAAATGGGGTCGGCACCCGCTGGCCAAGGATTTTATTCAAGAACTTTTCAACTATTTTGAAAAGATTGCCGACGTACAAATGTTGGCGATGCTGTCATGCATCTTTAGCGAGTCTTCGACGGATGATAGCGTTGCCTATGTGGAATCACAGCTTCCTTCTCAGGAAACACCGCTCCCTCTCAAGGCACCGTCATTCTCCCTAGACTATTTCCCTACGGATGCTACCATGTGGAATATCTATGGCCGAGGCATACCGCACTCAAATGTGACTACGCCCGGCACTCTCCACACACCACTACCTTATGCTGGCTCACACGCGTCGGACGATGGAATGACATGGACGGGTGAGCCTGGAACAAATTCGTATTCCTGCGGCGAGACCCCACCACCAAAAGCGAGGCCTCTGACTGCCGATGCAGACCCCCCTCCAACGATGTTATCGCGGTCCCCCTCCAATCGACCTCTTTCAAGAGTTAGCACTGGACTTAGTTCAGCCTTTTCAACCAACTTCCCGCGGTCATTCACCGGGGCCAGCTCATCGTCACCACCTGCAGGGCAATTAAGAAAGAAGCCAAGCCCCGCAGAAATGATCTTGAATACACTGACTCCACGTACCGGGTACGCCAGCGCTGGGCCATCCTATCCCGTGGGAGACTCCAGTGGAGGTAGGAATTCCGTATCGGATGATGAATACCGTCGAGATGATACACTATCTCTCGTACCAGTAAGCGTTTCTGTATTTGTGGAAGATCAGACAATgtttgatgatgacggcTGGTTAAGTGAGCCGCTGCTGGAGCCAAGCCGCGCCAACATTTATGCCAACTACCGCTACGCATATGCAGAGATGCTCCAGATGTGGAGACAGCCTCTTGCTCGACTTGAAGTCATGAAATTCAATGTCTTGAAGGATGAATCGCCCTTTACTGGAGCAGAAGGAAGTTTCCACGACTCATTTACACTTCCAGATGGTGCAAGTGGGAATACAAACCATCTCAAGACAGGGTCGTCGCCCATCATCATGGGCAAGAAGGATCAGCTGCAGATCCTGGCAGCATCGGGTCGCAATCTGGACGTGACGGGAATTTGCCGCGTCCATGAGACTCAGTTAGACCCCCTAAGATACACTTCTACCGATTCTAAAGTTGGCGGGGCTGTGGGTAACTGCGACCGCTGCCGCCGTATCCAGAGCCAGCTCCGCTGCGTATACTGTTTAGAACCTGTGGATGCTCTCTTCCCGCCGTGTCTGACGTGCGGCTGCGCAAGTCACGAAGACTGCCTCGCAGAATGGCACGCGGCGGGCGAGATGTTTTGCCCTGCTGGAGATGAATGCAACTGCGTCGAACAGGCGTCCAGCGGCCAAGTGGAATCGTGGGCTGCTCTTCGAGGCGCCGTGATGAAGTCACAGTCACAGTCCAAGCTATCGATGCTGCCGGGCCCGGCGTTGGGAGACCACGACGAAGGGTACAAGTACGAGAGGAAGACCAACATGAATAATAACGGGGACGACGCCAATGGTGACTGGGAACGGGTCGGTAAGAACGTGCCAAGCAGAGCGCAGGGCGCGGCGGCGACTCCAGGGTTGAGTTTTGTACGCTTTAAAACGCCAACGGGGGCATGGTCAAGGGCGTCGAGCCAAAGGCGAAATGGGAAGAGGGGAAATTGA
- a CDS encoding uncharacterized protein (EggNog:ENOG41), whose amino-acid sequence MGAITADDKFLLHLPMPLPKSFFTAVAERFPQLRIHYEVAPVVNHRLMNSDELPDEAWEGVTMLCVMPPPTPERMKNVKFVQLASAGSDLWIGHEAYTNKDITFCCTSGAHSVQIAEWAIGAWLAHAHNFRTFMAQQDEEDWDMKLSLSGTTTDSPGLRMGILGYGTIGRQVARLAHALGMEIYVQTFSPRPTPESKKLSEYHVPGTSDPDGLLPAKWFSGSGPEAVNHFLSQDLDVVLLSLPMNPQTKGCIGAEQFKILGKKKPFLINVARGPIVNTPALVEALETGLLRGAALDVTDPEPLPKGHPLWKAPNVFITPHISWQSSRLTERIAAIILENLERWDKGEPLLNRVKR is encoded by the exons ATGGGGGCCATTACAGCAGACGACAAgttcctcctccacctccccATGCCCCTCCCCAAATCCTTCTTCACCGCCGTCGCAGAGCGCTTCCCCCAGCTGCGCATCCACTATGAAGTCGCCCCCGTCGTCAACCACCGCCTGATGAACTCGGACGAGCTGCCCGACGAGGCCTGGGAGGGCGTCACCATGCTGTGCGTGATGCCGCCGCCCACCCcggagaggatgaagaatgTCAAGTTTGTCCAGCTGGCGTCTGCGGGCAGTGATCTCTGGATTGGGCACGAGGCGTATACGAACAAGGATATAACCTTTTGCTGCACAAGCGGAGCTCATTC AGTTCAAATTGCTGAATGGGCCATTGGCGCATGGCTCGCCCACGCACACAACTTCAGGACTTTCATGGCTCAacaagacgaggaagactgGGATATGAAGTTAAGTCTCAGCGGCACAACCACCGACTCTCCTGGTCTTCGAAT GGGCATCCTGGGATACGGCACCATCGGTCGACAAGTCGCCCGTCTCGCCCACGCCCTCGGCATGGAAATCTACGTTCAGACATTCAGCCCCCGGCCCACCCCGGAGTCCAAGAAGCTCTCCGAATACCACGTCCCCGGAACCAGCGACCCGGATGGCCTCCTCCCTGCGAAATGGTTCTCCGGCTCTGGCCCCGAAGCTGTCAACCACTTCCTCAGCCAGGACCTGGACGTCGTGCTTCTCAGCCTTCCCATGAATCCCCAGACCAAGGGATGCATCGGAGCCGAGCAGTTCAAGATCctcggcaagaagaagccctTTCTCATCAACGTTGCGCGGGGCCCCATCGTCAACACTCCTGCTCTAGTTGAAGCTCTGGAGACTGGCCTCCTGCGTGGAGCCGCTCTTGATGTCACGGATCCAGAGCCTTTGCCAAAGGGACACCCGCTATGGAAGGCTCCAAATGTCTTTATCACGCCCCATATCAGTTGGCAGTCTTCACGCTTAACTGAGCGCATAGCAGCCATCATCCTAGAGAATCTGGAGAGGTGGGATAAAGGGGAGCCTCTGCTCAATCGAGTCAAACGATAG
- a CDS encoding uncharacterized protein (EggNog:ENOG41), with product MSGYSNVGTSGVYEAGDQRNVKRSEMENAERYNEGQPGSHIGNDSKDERSIANRLAAEERKSEPSDDRETALLKEDPTLPAKMHGNEPSRGAKVDAQIAADEEEYLRRKGKA from the exons ATGTCGGGATACTCCAACGTTGGCACATCTGGCGTTTATGAAGCTGGTGATCAGCGGAATGTCAAGAGATCCGAGATGGAAAACGCTGAGCGATACAACGAAGGGCAGCCGGGATCACATATCGGAAATGATTCAA AAGACGAACGCTCCATCGCTAACAGGCTGGCCGCGGAAGAG CGAAAGTCAGAGCCCAGCGATGACAGAGAAACAGCTTTATTGAAAGAAGACCCGACACTTCCT GCTAAAATGCACGGCAATGAACCATCGAGAGGAGCCAAGGTCGACGCTCAGATAGCggcggatgaggaagagTACCTGAGACGGAAAGGCAAGGCGTAA
- the EGD2 gene encoding GAL4 enhancer protein, variant 2, whose protein sequence is MANPRVEELPDDETKTKPTVEEQDESSDESEAEELGETLPAGSTAVVHSRQEKKARKALEKLNLIRVPGITRVTLRRPKNILFVINNPEVYKSPNSNTYIVFGEAKIEDINATAQQAAAAQLAAANAEAEHAGHNHDHDHDHDHDHDHGKEGESSEAKKEEEEEDDGEEVDAEGLEDKDIELVMTQANVSRKKAVKALKENDNDIVNSIMALSI, encoded by the exons ATGGCCAACCCTCGAGTTGAAGAGCTCCCCGACGACgagaccaagaccaagccCACGGTCGAGGAACAGGATGAGTCCAGCGACGAATCCGAAGCTGAAGAGCTCGGCGAGACTCTCCCCGCTGGCTCTACCGCCGTTGTCCACTCCCgccaggagaagaaggcccgCAAGGCTCTTGAGAAGCTGAACCTGATCCGAGTTCCTGGCATCACTCGTGTCACCCTCCGCCGCCCCAAGAAC atcctcttcgtcatcaacaACCCCGAAGTCTACAAGTCCCCCAACAGCAACACCTACAT TGTCTTTGGTGAGGCTAAGATCGAGGACATCAACGCCACTGCTCAgcaggctgctgccgctcaGCTCGCTGCTGCCAACGCTGAGGCTGAGCACGCCGGCCACAACcacgaccacgaccacgatcacgatcacgaccacgaccacgGCAAGGAGGGCGAGTCTTctgaggccaagaaggaggaggaagaggaagatgatggtgagGAGGTCGATGCCGAGGGCCTTGAGGATAAGGATATCGAGCTCGTCATGACCCAAGCCAACGTCAGCCGGAAGAAGGCCGTGAAAGCACTAAAGGAGAACGACAATGATATTGTCAATTCCATTATGGCGCTGAGTATCTGA
- a CDS encoding 60S ribosomal protein eL14 — protein MGEALIEGSNWRLVEVGRIVLINGEHPYSGRLAAIVEIIDHKRVLVEGPSSDPKLKVPRQALHLTKALLSQFVIENLPRGARQAALTKAWEKAEIDAKWKGSNWAKKREQIERRKALTDFDRFKVLRLKKQRRFEERKALAKIKASA, from the exons ATGGGCGAAGCACTGATTGAGGGTTCAAACTGGCGCCTCGTTGAGGTCGGCCGTATTGTGCTGATTAACGGCGAGCACCCCTACAGCGGCCGTCTGGCTGCCATCGTCGAGATCATCGATCACAAGCGA GTTCTCGTTGAGGGCCCCTCTTCAGACCCCAAGCTCAAGGTTCCCCGACAAGCCCTGCACCTCACCAAGGCTCTCCTTTCCCAGTTCGTTATCGAGAACCTGCCCCGAGGCGCCCGACAGGCCGCTCTTACCAAGGCCTGGGAGAAGGCTGAGATCGATGCCAAGTGGAAGGGCAGCAACTGGGCCAAGAAGCGCGAACAGATTGAGCGAAGAAAGGCTCTGACCGACTTCGACCGCTTCAAGGTCCTCCGCCTCAAGAAGCAGCGACGATTCGAGGAGCGCAAGGCTCtggccaagatcaaggccTCCGCATAA
- a CDS encoding uncharacterized protein (EggNog:ENOG41), which translates to MIPIHSLPSAADGEADDQSSFDDDHSSAVSGFTRLPAELRLKIWSCSVEPRIVILDDLVHKPNSYPIPVVTRLNAEARIETREGYEPVGRGSHIHFARDILVCDPNIADQSSNTPLEELAPLVERLAFWDCFPDDGRIEEPGHYSAYLERWYPQERPGKVEFDKFWFPNLKDLWIVKVGEVDRSWMVGVDQNLPYDVRLRKTARQFRYWIDENIVEIAPLDLDEPETKAVLREGRCGKEDCQSLNHGRSKMVSKVIFMDGKYRKMESSEGWQRILPWSTKVTQATEKDTSENRMRWIIVERILTFSLRWEGPDDEVTISARRKTPEMPSRRAIYETR; encoded by the coding sequence ATGATACCGATTCATTCGCTCCCCAGCGCTGCCGACGGCGAGGCTGATGACCAGTCCAGTTTTGACGATGACCACTCGTCCGCCGTCTCGGGCTTTACTCGTCTACCCGCAGAGCTTCGTCTCAAGATATGGTCTTGCTCGGTGGAGCCGCGTATCGTCATACTGGACGATCTTGTCCACAAGCCAAACTCGTATCCTATCCCTGTTGTCACTCGCTTGAACGCGGAGGCTCGCATTGAGACTAGAGAAGGCTACGAGCCTGTAGGCCGTGGATCTCATATTCACTTCGCCAGAGACATTCTGGTCTGTGACCCCAACATAGCTGACCAGAGCTCCAACACTCCCCTGGAAGAACTGGCCCCGCTTGTCGAGAGGCTCGCCTTTTGGGACTGCTTCCCTGACGATGGGCGTATCGAGGAGCCTGGCCACTACTCTGCCTATCTAGAAAGATGGTACCCCCAGGAGAGGCCTGGAAAGGTCGAATTTGACAAGTTTTGGTTTCCAAATTTGAAAGACTTGTGGATTGTCAAGGTTGGCGAGGTGGACAGGTCATGGATGGTTGGCGTGGACCAGAACCTCCCCTACGACGTACGACTTAGAAAGACGGCCCGGCAATTTCGCTACTGGATAGATGAGAACATTGTGGAGATTGCCCCCTTGGACTTGGATGAGCCGGAAACGAAAGCTGTCTTGCGAGAAGGGCGATGTGGCAAGGAAGATTGCCAGTCGCTGAATCATGGCCGATCTAAAATGGTCTCCAAGGTCATCTTCATGGATGGCAAGTATcgcaagatggagagctCAGAGGGTTGGCAGCGCATTCTACCATGGTCCACCAAAGTCACTCAAGCTACAGAGAAAGACACGTCTGAAAATCGAATGAGATGGATTATTGTTGAGAGGATATTAACCTTTTCTCTAAGATGGGAGGGCCCTGATGATGAGGTAACGATTTCGGCTCGACGAAAAACGCCAGAAATGCCATCACGACGGGCAATCTACGAGACAAGATAG